The following coding sequences are from one Lolium rigidum isolate FL_2022 chromosome 6, APGP_CSIRO_Lrig_0.1, whole genome shotgun sequence window:
- the LOC124668306 gene encoding rust resistance kinase Lr10-like isoform X2: MSYRSDSITVHGNVGYDYEDVVKFMRKGFAVRFPIYAHDSTWTYSWIINRCLNDSVSNFHEQMSSSSIQNQTSAILGVDIHFLRCINYHYQTKLFWAAVVTVSAISIVKFIIVFAILSRLVFAPLSVLTFLAYKYWKTKIAVDTVEKFLQMQLALGPTRYAYTDITAITSHFRDKLGQGGYGTVYKGVLPGDVHVAIKMLVSSMSDGEEFISEVSSIGSIHHVNVVRLVGFCSEEMRRALVYEYMPNGSLEKYIFSSDKSFSWDKLNEIAVGIARGINYLHRGCDMQILHFDIKPHNILLDSDFTPKIADFGLAKLYPRDNSFLPVSAARGTVGYIAPEMISRSFGAISSKSDVYSFGMLLLEMAGGRRNADPQAPRSQTYYPAWVYNQLSRQEVGEISEARGIHEVEKKLCIVALWCIQMMSHDRPSMSEVLDMLEAGVDGLEIPPEPFFCGDEYAPDANSLHLPESTTFSE; the protein is encoded by the exons ATGAGTTACAGGAGCGACAGTATTACTGTACATG GTAATGTAGGTTATGATTATGAAGATGTCGTAAAATTTATGAGGAAGGGGTTTGCTGTTAGATTTCCTATCTATGCACATGATAGTACCTGGACATATTCATGGATCATCAACAGATGCCTGAATGATTCAGTGAG TAACTTCCACGAACAGATGTCTAGTTCAAGCATCCAAAATCAGACTTCAGCGATTCTTGGCGTTGACATCCATTTCTTGAGATGTATAAATTACCACTACCAAACTAAATTATTTTGGGCAGCGGTAGTCACAGTTTCTGCTATAAGTATTGTCAAGTTCATTATCG TGTTTGCAATATTATCCAGGTTAGTCTTTGCACCATTGTCCGTATTGACCTTCCTTGCCTACAAATACTGGAAAACAAAGATAGCAGTTGACACAGTTGAGAAGTTCCTCCAGATGCAACTAGCCCTTGGCCCAACAAGGTACGCCTACACAGACATCACTGCAATCACTAGCCACTTCAGAGATAAACTGGGCCAAGGAGGCTATGGGACTGTGTACAAAGGTGTGCTTCCAGGTGATGTCCATGTTGCCATCAAAATGTTGGTCAGCTCCATGTCTGACGGAGAAGAATTCATTAGTGAGGTGTCCAGCATCGGAAGCATTCACCATGTCAATGTAGTGCGTCTAGTGGGTTTCTGCTCAGAGGAAATGAGGAGGGCTCTTGTTTACGAGTACATGCCCAACGGATCTCTTGAGAAGTACATCTTCTCGTCTGACAAAAGTTTCTCCTGGGACAAGCTCAACGAGATTGCTGTGGGCATTGCCAGAGGTATCAACTACCTGCATCGAGGGTGCGATATGCAGATACTACACTTCGACATCAAGCCGCACAACATCCTGTTAGACAGCGACTTCACTCCGAAGATTGCTGACTTTGGGCTCGCGAAACTGTACCCAAGGGACAACAGTTTTTTGCCTGTGAGCGCTGCTAGGGGAACAGTTGGCTACATAGCTCCTGAGATGATATCACGTAGCTTTGGCGCTATATCGTCCAAGTCTGATGTTTATAGCTTCGGGATGCTATTGCTGGAGATGGCTGGGGGGCGGAGGAACGCAGATCCACAGGCGCCAAGAAGCCAGACGTATTACCCAGCATGGGTGTACAATCAACTGTCCCGACAAGAGGTGGGTGAAATTTCAGAAGCTAGGGGCATCCATGAGGTGGAGAAGAAGCTATGCATTGTTGCGTTGTGGTGCATCCAGATGATGTCACATGATAGGCCATCGATGAGCGAGGTGTTAGACATGCTTGAAGCTGGCGTCGATGGCCTGGAGATACCTCCCGAGCCGTTCTTTTGCGGGGATGAGTATGCCCCTGATGCAAATTCCTTGCATTTGCCGGAATCAACTACATTTTCAGAATAA
- the LOC124668307 gene encoding rust resistance kinase Lr10-like, with product MSLPPTFTSSQKMFESFTVVLLFLALSYGINRVTASGDGDFFNDCTPSKCSERNPEIRFPFRDATSHPSCGVPGMELSCSKEADTILLHPIIGLCKVTAIAYSYGTLNIIPLDESWTRCPLQKISTTNLSTSVYIPYAHGTATLLGCSRELITKEKASSTMGRGATIVGPISCLSNTSRLLYLMDGFASMSLLPLGCTVVSNNISLPLDYGSSSDMSFAPRAKRVIEFAETTLTWSIPNVTGICKDCEQKRRPCGFSSQRRQAFCKHHGSRVKVIAATSSVATFVVLLLTAATALYRSLKSKVDEEVRLKIEMFLRAYGTSKPTRYTFSEVKKATRRFKDKLGQGGFGSVYKGQLTNGVPVAVKMLENLKGDGQEFINEVSTIGRIHHANVVRLLGFCSEGTRRALIYQFMPKGSLDSYIFAHESDICRELLTPSKMLEIASGIARGIEYLHQGCNQRILHFDIKPHNILLDHSFTPKISDFGLAKLCAREHSIVTLTAARGTMGYIAPELYSRNFGRISSKSDVYSFGMLVLEMVSGRRNSDPWIENQNEVYIPEWIYEKINMEQDLESTREMAQDEKEVVRKLAIVALWCIQWNPKNRPPMPKVLNMLTGSLMDLTMPPKPFVSSPGHLMPRI from the exons ATGTCCTTGCCTCCTACCTTCACTTCTTCACAGAAAATGTTTGAATCTTTCACTGTAGTTCTGTTGTTCTTAGCCCTTAGCTATGGAATCAACAGGGTCACAGCAAGTGGTGATGGAGATTTTTTCAATGATTGCACTCCATCAAAGTGTAGTGAGCGCAACCCAGAGATCCGCTTTCCATTCCGCGATGCAACCAGCCACCCATCCTGTGGAGTACCAGGGATGGAGCTATCATGCTCCAAGGAAGCAGATACCATCCTACTTCACCCAATTATTGGATTATGCAAGGTAACTGCAATCGCATACAGCTATGGTACCCTAAATATCATCCCGCTAGACGAATCATGGACTCGGTGCCCGCTTCAGAAGATCTCCACCACCAATTTATCCACTAGTGTATACATACCTTATGCACATGGAACTGCAACCCTGCTAGGCTGTTCAAGAGAGTTGATAACAAAAGAGAAAGCCAGTTCTACAATGGGTAGGGGGGCCACTATTGTAGGCCCAATCTCTTGCCTGAGCAACACAAGCAGGTTACTATATTTGATGGATGGTTTTGCATCCATGTCTCTTCTTCCCTTAGGATGTACAGTGGTTTCAAACAACATTTCATTGCCGTTGGATTATGGTAGCAGTTCTGATATGTCGTTTGCCCCAAGGGCCAAAAGGGTCATCGAATTTGCTGAGACAACATTGACTTGGTCGATTCCTAACGTAACCGGCATTTGCAAAGACTGCGAGCAAAAAAGGCGTCCCTGCGGATTCAGCTCACAACGCAGGCAAGCATTCTGCAAGCACCATG GTTCACGTGTCAAAGTCATTGCAG CAACATCATCGGTAGCCACATTTGTGGTTCTCTTGTTGACGGCAGCCACAGCACTATATCGATCCCTAAAATCAAAGGTTGATGAAGAGGTACGTTTGAAGATCGAAATGTTTCTCAGGGCATATGGCACATCAAAACCAACGAGGTACACATTCTCTGAAGTTAAAAAAGCAACAAGACGGTTCAAAGATAAACTGGGCCAGGGTGGATTTGGAAGCGTATACAAAGGTCAGCTGACAAATGGAGTACCTGTGGCAGTAAAGATGCTGGAGAACTTAAAGGGTGATGGACAAGAGTTCATAAATGAAGTTTCGACCATTGGTAGAATACACCATGCTAATGTAGTCCGTCTATTGGGATTTTGCTCTGAAGGAACAAGGCGCGCTCTTATTTATCAATTCATGCCCAAGGGATCACTCGACAGTTATATATTCGCACATGAATCAGATATATGTCGAGAACTATTAACACCTAGCAAAATGCTAGAAATAGCATCAGGCATTGCCAGAGGAATCGAATACCTGCATCAAGGGTGCAATCAGCGCATCCTCCATTTTGACATCAAGCCTCACAACATATTGCTAGATCACAGCTTCACTCCAAAGATTTCAGACTTTGGGCTGGCAAAGCTGTGTGCAAGGGAGCATAGCATCGTCACACTGACTGCAGCAAGAGGAACAATGGGATACATTGCGCCAGAACTGTATTCTCGGAACTTTGGAAGAATATCCAGCAAGTCCGATGTTTACAGCTTTGGCATGCTGGTGTTGGAAATGGTGAGTGGGAGGAGGAACTCAGATCCATGGATTGAGAACCAAAACGAGGTTTACATCCCAGAGTGGATATATGAGAAAATAAACATGGAGCAGGACCTGGAGTCAACAAGGGAAATGGCGCAAGATGAGAAGGAGGTAGTAAGAAAGCTGGCCATCGTGGCTCTATGGTGTATTCAGTGGAACCCCAAAAATCGCCCACCTATGCCAAAAGTGCTGAACATGTTAACAGGAAGCTTGATGGATCTAACGATGCCTCCTAAACCATTTGTTTCGTCACCAGGCCACCTTATGCCGCGTATTTAG
- the LOC124668306 gene encoding rust resistance kinase Lr10-like isoform X1 gives MAISIAYLYSVIFQALAISSTLSVLLTKTAAAHILGQAVCPSFSCGHLQNIQHPFRLRGDPPGCGVQEYELVCSGNLAIIHINMGRYFVTNISYSDSIFWVVDASLDNSSCPIPERNHHPYLYGLSSADMTLFYPEEGTWAAFVVCSQMIKDNVIYRPVDCQSTNSSFVYVLTSELSYLVRNVEPSCGYLAMTPLSSWRVWPTGNVGYDYEDVVKFMRKGFAVRFPIYAHDSTWTYSWIINRCLNDSVSNFHEQMSSSSIQNQTSAILGVDIHFLRCINYHYQTKLFWAAVVTVSAISIVKFIIVFAILSRLVFAPLSVLTFLAYKYWKTKIAVDTVEKFLQMQLALGPTRYAYTDITAITSHFRDKLGQGGYGTVYKGVLPGDVHVAIKMLVSSMSDGEEFISEVSSIGSIHHVNVVRLVGFCSEEMRRALVYEYMPNGSLEKYIFSSDKSFSWDKLNEIAVGIARGINYLHRGCDMQILHFDIKPHNILLDSDFTPKIADFGLAKLYPRDNSFLPVSAARGTVGYIAPEMISRSFGAISSKSDVYSFGMLLLEMAGGRRNADPQAPRSQTYYPAWVYNQLSRQEVGEISEARGIHEVEKKLCIVALWCIQMMSHDRPSMSEVLDMLEAGVDGLEIPPEPFFCGDEYAPDANSLHLPESTTFSE, from the exons ATGGCCATTTCCATTGCATATCTGTATTCTGTTATATTCCAAGCATTAGCAATCTCGTCCACACTTTCAGTTCTTCTAACGAAGACTGCAGCAGCACATATCCTGGGACAAGCAGTTTGCCCCTCTTTCTCCTGTGGGCATCTCCAAAACATCCAGCATCCTTTCCGTTTGCGAGGTGATCCTCCTGGCTGTGGTGTTCAGGAATATGAGCTTGTTTGTAGCGGCAATCTGGCtataattcacatcaacatgggaAGATACTTTGTCACTAACATCTCCTACAGTGACTCTATTTTCTGGGTTGTTGATGCCAGTTTGGATAACAGCAGCTGCCCTATTCCTGAGAGGAATCACCATCCTTATCTATATGGATTGTCATCAGCTGACATGACGCTGTTCTATCCGGAGGAAGGTACATGGGCTGCCTTTGTGGTTTGTTCACAGATGATAAAAGATAATGTTATTTATAGGCCTGTTGATTGCCAGAGTACAAACAGTTCTTTTGTTTATGTGTTGACTAGCGAGCTTTCGTATTTGGTTCGAAATGTTGAGCCTTCATGTGGATACTTGGCTATGACTCCTTTGAGCAGTTGGCGTGTGTGGCCGACAGGTAATGTAGGTTATGATTATGAAGATGTCGTAAAATTTATGAGGAAGGGGTTTGCTGTTAGATTTCCTATCTATGCACATGATAGTACCTGGACATATTCATGGATCATCAACAGATGCCTGAATGATTCAGTGAG TAACTTCCACGAACAGATGTCTAGTTCAAGCATCCAAAATCAGACTTCAGCGATTCTTGGCGTTGACATCCATTTCTTGAGATGTATAAATTACCACTACCAAACTAAATTATTTTGGGCAGCGGTAGTCACAGTTTCTGCTATAAGTATTGTCAAGTTCATTATCG TGTTTGCAATATTATCCAGGTTAGTCTTTGCACCATTGTCCGTATTGACCTTCCTTGCCTACAAATACTGGAAAACAAAGATAGCAGTTGACACAGTTGAGAAGTTCCTCCAGATGCAACTAGCCCTTGGCCCAACAAGGTACGCCTACACAGACATCACTGCAATCACTAGCCACTTCAGAGATAAACTGGGCCAAGGAGGCTATGGGACTGTGTACAAAGGTGTGCTTCCAGGTGATGTCCATGTTGCCATCAAAATGTTGGTCAGCTCCATGTCTGACGGAGAAGAATTCATTAGTGAGGTGTCCAGCATCGGAAGCATTCACCATGTCAATGTAGTGCGTCTAGTGGGTTTCTGCTCAGAGGAAATGAGGAGGGCTCTTGTTTACGAGTACATGCCCAACGGATCTCTTGAGAAGTACATCTTCTCGTCTGACAAAAGTTTCTCCTGGGACAAGCTCAACGAGATTGCTGTGGGCATTGCCAGAGGTATCAACTACCTGCATCGAGGGTGCGATATGCAGATACTACACTTCGACATCAAGCCGCACAACATCCTGTTAGACAGCGACTTCACTCCGAAGATTGCTGACTTTGGGCTCGCGAAACTGTACCCAAGGGACAACAGTTTTTTGCCTGTGAGCGCTGCTAGGGGAACAGTTGGCTACATAGCTCCTGAGATGATATCACGTAGCTTTGGCGCTATATCGTCCAAGTCTGATGTTTATAGCTTCGGGATGCTATTGCTGGAGATGGCTGGGGGGCGGAGGAACGCAGATCCACAGGCGCCAAGAAGCCAGACGTATTACCCAGCATGGGTGTACAATCAACTGTCCCGACAAGAGGTGGGTGAAATTTCAGAAGCTAGGGGCATCCATGAGGTGGAGAAGAAGCTATGCATTGTTGCGTTGTGGTGCATCCAGATGATGTCACATGATAGGCCATCGATGAGCGAGGTGTTAGACATGCTTGAAGCTGGCGTCGATGGCCTGGAGATACCTCCCGAGCCGTTCTTTTGCGGGGATGAGTATGCCCCTGATGCAAATTCCTTGCATTTGCCGGAATCAACTACATTTTCAGAATAA